The Endozoicomonas montiporae CL-33 genome contains a region encoding:
- a CDS encoding AsmA family protein encodes MNILIKFTKRFLAVIAVLLLLLLFFLTIGFRVDLSPWRDTILGVANNALPYHLALEGDIEARVSLRPSVKITNARLAPRSNPEASMVDVGLISAKIGVLPLLRNTVDIDHILAENVAVRLERSEQGKANWEIDSTEPDKNSSANDSPASSSGSSGLPSGFELKIDQQVAVKNLSFVYDDQQDDIQFDGRMDDLVLSADDADNLVFHAEGEMQGVGWAVNAKTALSQHLKGQAGNIELQAMLDDARLSIQGEFNLAKKQDSQFQLEIRAPTAPVLETFAGSEVARMAPISVDSRVTMNPAALLLNDINIELAESDLSGQLEVRRGKPPRLSGSLSMNQLNFTPWLEQADTTEDDPEVQEPNTATASQDSEPEEEVLPLNQLVNNWLNSAVVNLDVEIGETIGLPVSVSDTHITVEMADGQLKAPVSVVIEGINLSGHWETTASERRIRTEAALSAQQANIGPLMAWLMEAPAKGEVDAFSLNVHSRGRSVARLIRNARLELAMENGRLLVNDNEDWRVRTANASMGLTKNTEVSVDADLLSIPVDITMQADPLIAIRRGKDWHLDLQVNSPAFTASAKGFVAESGFGENSQFAIEMNATHLGDLSRWLGVKPDVKEPMRFRGSLHNQRASLGIALSQLVIGESTGKLDIDWIRKEEGGLAKIVARLPRLNVDQLVTLFPEGKEFPEGEAPSTGQATGQKSNDTPSEDGFKLDVPLLADEIYIADADIDFRMDSLFVAGQTLSDLKFSGYIRDGRLKPSPLSAIYAGSYFYGDLALDLRHQTIASDFNLNVDRPDFGRMMSELGVIDDVDVTLDKARFNLKLRGETIAELIRTVELQAALDGGLLRLNNGNGEVSDVLLNAGTITARPNLRTTLKMDGELKNLPVTFEVSFNPLNRLLTNPKNVNMQLSAHINDMTFMSYAMVNLPIERRTARLGLIFKTPSLTRLNPLLDVDMPPYGPVGVNGRLGMKPTGFEIAQSKITVGDSELTGKIELKTESKPELDIQLTASSIQLNDFRTGDWKAWSSEDNEEETVAETPAENDEEEPSLLSAEILHRLNMNFRLDVDEVLSGDDHLGEGQLYLKLQEGDLSLNPLYIALPGGEINAHGHLRAQEDGFAIGLKADIDRLDYGVLARRIDPYTKMQGDISFRMDIETVAQTPEDLFSHAKGDFGFAVWPRDFEAGIIDLWAVGLATAVLPRLGPSDPSQLNCAVGTFQLEDGQMKDNVLMLDTSKMQVLGHSDIDFTHEKINLVLVPRAKTAQIFGLSLPVMVSGSFNDFGFGIPSGELIVTTIRFLTSPVVAPLRWLLEQPLEENGSHLCTQMYNESVKPPLK; translated from the coding sequence GTGAATATTCTCATTAAATTTACAAAACGATTTCTGGCAGTCATTGCTGTACTGCTTCTTCTACTACTGTTTTTTCTCACCATCGGCTTTCGTGTTGACCTGAGTCCATGGCGAGATACTATTCTGGGAGTGGCCAATAACGCATTGCCCTATCATCTGGCGTTGGAGGGCGATATCGAAGCCAGAGTGTCTCTTCGCCCCTCTGTCAAAATTACCAACGCTCGACTCGCCCCTCGCTCAAACCCTGAAGCGTCAATGGTGGATGTTGGCCTGATCAGCGCCAAAATAGGTGTATTGCCACTGTTACGTAATACGGTTGATATTGATCATATTCTGGCTGAAAACGTCGCTGTTCGACTGGAACGTAGCGAGCAGGGGAAAGCCAACTGGGAGATAGATAGCACTGAGCCTGATAAAAACAGCTCGGCGAATGATTCTCCTGCCAGCTCATCAGGAAGCTCCGGCCTGCCATCCGGCTTTGAGCTGAAGATTGACCAACAGGTGGCTGTTAAGAACTTGTCATTTGTCTACGACGACCAGCAGGACGACATACAGTTTGATGGGCGTATGGATGATCTGGTTCTGTCAGCAGACGACGCCGATAACCTGGTTTTTCATGCCGAGGGAGAAATGCAGGGTGTTGGCTGGGCAGTGAATGCCAAAACAGCACTCAGCCAGCACCTGAAGGGACAGGCAGGCAATATTGAGCTGCAAGCCATGCTGGACGATGCCCGCCTGAGCATACAAGGAGAGTTTAACCTGGCTAAAAAGCAGGATTCTCAGTTCCAGCTTGAAATCAGGGCACCCACAGCTCCGGTACTCGAAACCTTTGCTGGCAGCGAAGTGGCACGCATGGCACCCATATCGGTAGACAGTCGTGTGACGATGAACCCGGCTGCTCTGCTTCTGAACGACATCAACATTGAGCTGGCAGAGAGTGATCTGTCCGGCCAGCTGGAAGTTCGGCGTGGCAAGCCACCACGACTGAGTGGCAGCTTGTCCATGAACCAGCTGAACTTTACCCCCTGGCTGGAACAGGCGGATACGACGGAGGATGACCCGGAGGTTCAGGAGCCAAACACGGCTACTGCCAGTCAGGACAGCGAACCTGAAGAAGAGGTTCTCCCCCTCAATCAGCTGGTGAACAACTGGTTAAACAGTGCAGTGGTTAATCTTGATGTTGAAATCGGTGAAACGATTGGTTTACCGGTATCCGTGTCGGATACTCACATCACCGTTGAAATGGCTGACGGTCAATTGAAAGCACCGGTGTCGGTGGTGATTGAAGGCATCAACCTTTCCGGTCACTGGGAAACTACGGCCAGTGAGCGCCGTATTCGTACAGAAGCGGCGCTGTCGGCACAGCAAGCCAATATTGGTCCTTTAATGGCATGGCTGATGGAAGCACCTGCCAAAGGGGAGGTGGATGCTTTCTCTCTGAATGTTCATTCAAGAGGTCGCTCGGTGGCTCGCCTGATTCGCAATGCCCGTCTGGAACTGGCAATGGAGAACGGGCGCTTGCTGGTCAATGACAATGAAGACTGGCGGGTTCGAACAGCCAATGCCAGCATGGGGCTGACGAAGAATACGGAAGTGTCCGTGGATGCCGATCTTTTGTCTATTCCGGTAGACATCACGATGCAGGCCGACCCACTGATCGCCATTCGCAGGGGTAAAGACTGGCATCTTGATCTGCAGGTGAACAGTCCGGCCTTTACCGCCAGTGCAAAAGGTTTTGTTGCCGAATCCGGCTTTGGTGAAAACAGTCAGTTTGCCATTGAAATGAATGCGACTCATCTGGGTGACCTGTCCAGATGGTTGGGGGTAAAACCTGATGTTAAAGAACCCATGCGTTTTCGCGGCAGTCTGCATAATCAGCGGGCATCTCTGGGCATTGCCTTATCGCAACTGGTGATTGGTGAATCGACCGGCAAACTGGACATTGACTGGATTCGCAAAGAAGAGGGTGGACTCGCGAAAATAGTGGCCAGATTACCCAGACTCAATGTTGACCAGTTGGTGACCTTGTTTCCTGAGGGTAAAGAGTTTCCAGAGGGTGAAGCACCATCAACCGGACAAGCAACCGGACAAAAGAGCAATGACACACCATCGGAAGATGGCTTTAAGCTGGATGTGCCGCTGCTGGCTGACGAGATCTACATTGCCGATGCCGATATTGATTTCCGCATGGACTCACTGTTTGTCGCAGGACAAACCCTCAGTGACCTGAAATTCTCCGGCTATATCCGTGATGGTCGGCTAAAACCCAGTCCACTGTCGGCTATTTATGCAGGTTCCTATTTCTATGGTGATCTGGCACTGGATTTACGTCACCAAACCATTGCATCCGACTTTAATCTGAATGTTGATCGACCTGACTTTGGTCGTATGATGTCCGAGCTGGGCGTCATTGACGACGTTGATGTCACTTTGGACAAAGCCCGCTTTAACCTCAAGTTACGCGGTGAAACCATTGCGGAACTGATCAGAACAGTTGAACTGCAGGCCGCACTGGATGGTGGTTTGCTTCGTCTGAATAATGGCAATGGCGAAGTCTCTGATGTATTGCTGAATGCCGGAACCATCACAGCCCGTCCAAATCTGCGAACAACGCTGAAAATGGACGGTGAGCTGAAAAATCTGCCTGTGACGTTTGAAGTCAGCTTTAACCCGCTGAACCGTCTGCTGACCAATCCAAAAAACGTCAATATGCAGCTGTCGGCACATATTAATGATATGACGTTTATGTCCTATGCCATGGTGAACCTGCCTATCGAACGGCGTACAGCCAGACTCGGACTTATCTTTAAAACGCCGTCACTGACCAGACTGAACCCGCTGCTGGATGTTGATATGCCGCCTTATGGTCCAGTCGGTGTCAATGGTCGTTTAGGTATGAAACCCACCGGCTTTGAAATAGCCCAGTCAAAAATCACGGTAGGCGACAGTGAACTGACGGGGAAGATTGAACTGAAGACTGAAAGTAAACCGGAGCTGGATATCCAGCTGACAGCCTCATCGATTCAGCTTAATGACTTCAGAACCGGTGACTGGAAAGCCTGGTCCAGCGAAGATAATGAAGAGGAAACGGTGGCTGAGACACCGGCAGAAAATGATGAAGAAGAGCCATCACTGCTCAGTGCCGAAATTCTTCATCGCCTGAACATGAATTTCCGTCTGGACGTTGATGAAGTGTTATCAGGCGACGATCATCTGGGTGAAGGTCAGTTGTACCTGAAACTTCAGGAAGGTGATCTGTCTCTTAACCCACTCTATATTGCTTTGCCCGGTGGTGAGATCAATGCTCATGGTCACCTGAGGGCGCAGGAAGATGGATTTGCCATTGGCCTGAAAGCCGATATCGATCGTCTGGATTACGGTGTGTTGGCCCGTCGCATTGATCCTTATACGAAAATGCAGGGTGACATCAGCTTCAGAATGGATATTGAGACTGTGGCGCAAACACCGGAAGACCTGTTCAGCCATGCTAAGGGAGATTTTGGGTTTGCAGTATGGCCAAGAGACTTTGAAGCCGGAATTATCGATCTCTGGGCCGTTGGTCTGGCGACAGCGGTATTGCCCCGACTGGGTCCCAGTGATCCTTCCCAGCTGAACTGTGCCGTCGGAACCTTTCAACTGGAGGATGGCCAGATGAAAGACAATGTTCTGATGCTGGACACTTCGAAAATGCAGGTACTGGGGCATTCCGACATTGACTTTACCCATGAGAAAATCAACCTGGTGCTGGTACCCAGAGCCAAAACCGCGCAGATATTTGGCTTGTCATTGCCAGTGATGGTGAGCGGCAGTTTCAATGACTTTGGCTTTGGCATACCGTCTGGTGAACTGATTGTCACAACGATTCGGTTCCTGACCAGCCCGGTGGTAGCACCGCTTCGCTGGTTACTGGAACAGCCACTGGAAGAAAACGGCAGTCATCTCTGTACACAGATGTACAACGAGTCTGTTAAACCGCCTTTGAAGTAA
- a CDS encoding mechanosensitive ion channel family protein has translation MLWQDYSALTLLLFKSAIVLSFSLILAWICSRGLKQAVQHFDKTSSHWDDTLARAARPVLTLAVLLLGVSLMVDFLLEYIHLEEAELVGQVRRIVLILLIYSLLIRYLRLVRNSFYQTNRRAVKMDKATLEFMIKLLQIGLTMAIVLTLLQNLGVSISGLLAFGGVGGLAVGLAAKDMLANLFGGLTIYMDRPFVVGDKISLQNQQIEGFVEHIGWRQTRIRGYDRTPVYVPNALFTNLAVINPSRMQNRRINVIIGLRYQDFSKLNAIIQDIDAYLARHEGVDHGRDALARFTDYGASSLDLLVRCFTVDIDWSVYMKTRQDILMGVGEIVTRHGAEFAFPTRTLDIPEGTPFSSSS, from the coding sequence ATGCTCTGGCAGGATTACTCTGCACTGACTCTTTTGTTGTTCAAGTCAGCAATCGTCTTGTCATTCAGTCTGATTCTGGCATGGATCTGCAGTCGGGGGTTGAAGCAAGCGGTACAGCATTTTGACAAAACCTCCAGTCACTGGGACGACACGCTGGCCAGAGCTGCCAGACCGGTGCTGACGCTGGCTGTGCTGTTGCTTGGTGTCAGTCTGATGGTGGATTTTCTGCTGGAATACATCCATCTGGAAGAGGCCGAACTGGTGGGGCAGGTTCGCCGTATTGTGTTGATACTGCTCATTTATTCGTTGCTGATCCGTTATCTCCGTCTGGTGCGAAACAGCTTTTATCAGACCAACCGACGTGCCGTTAAAATGGATAAGGCAACGCTGGAGTTTATGATTAAACTGCTGCAAATCGGTTTGACCATGGCCATTGTACTCACCCTGCTACAGAACTTGGGTGTCAGTATCAGCGGGCTGCTGGCATTTGGTGGAGTAGGGGGGCTGGCCGTTGGTCTGGCAGCCAAAGATATGCTGGCGAACCTGTTCGGCGGGCTGACCATTTATATGGATCGTCCTTTTGTTGTTGGCGATAAAATCAGTCTGCAGAACCAACAGATCGAAGGCTTTGTTGAACACATTGGCTGGCGTCAGACCCGCATACGCGGCTATGACCGAACACCGGTTTATGTCCCTAACGCACTGTTTACCAATCTGGCGGTGATCAATCCCTCGCGCATGCAGAACCGGCGCATCAATGTCATCATTGGCTTACGCTATCAGGATTTTTCCAAATTAAACGCCATTATCCAGGATATTGATGCTTATCTCGCCCGGCACGAAGGGGTCGATCATGGGCGCGATGCTCTGGCACGTTTTACGGATTACGGAGCCAGTTCACTGGATTTACTGGTTCGCTGTTTTACAGTGGACATTGACTGGTCAGTGTACATGAAGACCCGTCAGGATATTCTAATGGGCGTTGGTGAAATAGTGACCCGTCACGGCGCCGAATTTGCTTTCCCGACCCGGACACTGGATATTCCGGAAGGTACTCCTTTTTCATCCAGCTCATAA
- a CDS encoding E3 ubiquitin protein ligase — translation MPALSDVTHNLPECALCLSEMHAPDFAPNPEQKCKFDHKHRTIQLACGHHYHSDCMKEQLTKGISACAVCMKSLSQRDINVFNREIGCQVSLRSRETLGREVMREERQGEDRASVENYRLWRADMLRTAYRERARRRLQAIRRFIPLYGTPQRRRIPSFRAWIRPAPQARLLRQTLPIRTIRPSYKTQRTQTYITRPQTAASPVRKCHLSTTIGSQHKPTTVVCMTFENWLPKAKVPETFWMPVVYHGSRPVFYPGRLTTF, via the coding sequence ATGCCTGCATTAAGCGATGTGACCCATAATCTACCGGAGTGTGCCCTCTGCCTTTCCGAGATGCATGCTCCGGATTTTGCGCCTAACCCTGAACAGAAATGCAAATTTGATCATAAGCACCGAACCATTCAGCTCGCTTGTGGGCATCACTATCACAGTGACTGCATGAAAGAGCAGCTGACAAAGGGCATAAGCGCTTGTGCTGTATGCATGAAATCCCTGTCTCAGCGTGATATCAATGTGTTCAACCGTGAGATTGGTTGTCAGGTAAGTCTCCGGTCAAGAGAGACGCTGGGAAGAGAAGTGATGAGGGAAGAACGCCAGGGTGAAGATCGTGCTTCTGTGGAAAACTACCGCCTCTGGCGGGCAGATATGCTGAGAACTGCATACAGAGAAAGAGCCCGACGCCGACTTCAGGCGATCAGACGCTTCATCCCCCTCTACGGAACACCCCAAAGAAGACGGATTCCCTCCTTCAGGGCATGGATCCGGCCTGCACCACAGGCAAGGCTATTGAGACAAACCCTGCCGATTCGTACCATCAGACCCTCTTATAAAACGCAGAGAACACAGACTTATATAACCAGACCACAGACAGCAGCATCACCGGTGCGAAAGTGCCATTTATCAACCACTATTGGCAGTCAGCACAAACCCACTACCGTGGTTTGTATGACATTCGAGAACTGGTTACCAAAAGCGAAGGTTCCCGAAACATTCTGGATGCCCGTTGTTTATCACGGTTCCAGACCCGTGTTTTATCCTGGCCGTTTGACCACTTTTTAA
- a CDS encoding IS3 family transposase (programmed frameshift) has protein sequence MTAKRKRHKPEFKAQVALEAYKGEKTINQLASEHEVAAVQVSQWKRQLLQGVPEVFGRARPEVDPDALTAPLYQEIGRLKMELDWLKKKNLAMSIDDKRRCIDPDHSKISIQRQCELVGLSRSSWYYQASPALESPENLNLMRLIDEQYTRTPFYGSRKITAWLNEQGFPVNRKRIQRLMRLMGIQAVGPKPGTSLRNKEHKVYPYLLNGVDIVRPNQVWSTDITYCPMPQGFMYLVAIIDWYSRYVVSWELSNTLDADFCIHALGRALEQGEPDIFNTDQGCQFTSNDFLAPLQEREIRISMDGKGRALDNIFVERLWRSVKHEWLYTHEFQTVPELYTGLDEYFEFYNTERLHQSLSYKTPKAIHFA, from the exons ATGACAGCAAAAAGAAAACGACATAAGCCCGAATTTAAGGCACAGGTAGCACTCGAAGCCTACAAGGGCGAAAAGACCATAAACCAGCTGGCAAGCGAACACGAAGTTGCAGCCGTTCAGGTTAGCCAGTGGAAGCGACAGCTACTCCAGGGGGTTCCAGAAGTCTTCGGCAGGGCACGGCCAGAGGTAGATCCAGATGCGCTCACTGCCCCCCTGTATCAGGAGATCGGACGGCTTAAAATGGAGCTGGACTGGTTGAAAAAAAAAA ATCTGGCAATGTCCATTGATGACAAACGGAGATGCATAGACCCGGATCACTCGAAGATCAGCATTCAGCGCCAATGTGAACTGGTTGGGTTAAGCAGGTCAAGCTGGTATTACCAAGCTTCTCCAGCTTTGGAAAGCCCTGAGAATCTGAATCTGATGAGGCTCATTGATGAGCAGTATACACGTACACCGTTTTACGGCAGTCGTAAGATAACTGCATGGCTGAATGAGCAGGGCTTTCCGGTCAACAGGAAGCGTATACAGCGACTTATGAGGCTGATGGGCATACAGGCTGTCGGACCAAAACCGGGCACAAGCCTGAGAAACAAAGAGCATAAGGTTTACCCGTACTTGTTGAACGGCGTTGATATTGTGAGACCCAATCAGGTCTGGAGTACTGATATTACGTACTGCCCGATGCCTCAGGGGTTTATGTATCTGGTTGCCATTATTGACTGGTACAGCCGTTACGTGGTCAGCTGGGAGCTGTCGAACACACTGGATGCAGACTTCTGTATTCATGCGCTGGGTCGAGCTTTGGAACAAGGTGAACCTGATATATTCAACACTGACCAAGGGTGTCAGTTTACCAGTAATGATTTTCTGGCACCTCTTCAGGAACGGGAAATACGTATCAGCATGGACGGGAAAGGGCGAGCACTGGATAACATTTTTGTCGAGAGGCTGTGGCGCTCCGTCAAACATGAATGGCTGTACACGCATGAATTTCAGACTGTTCCAGAGCTTTATACTGGGCTGGATGAATACTTTGAGTTTTACAACACTGAACGATTACACCAGTCGTTGAGTTATAAAACGCCTAAGGCAATTCACTTTGCATGA
- a CDS encoding nucleotidyltransferase family protein: MDKITRLALEDITDKYQPHTVIVYGSRARGDASPDSDIDIACFMDHPPVTRDARQFNGCYLDAWVYPTASMNNVSEEFLKFDSGLCVVDQRGLGEPLLEEVRRVLSEGPEPL, encoded by the coding sequence ATGGATAAAATCACCCGACTTGCTCTGGAAGATATAACAGACAAATACCAGCCTCACACCGTCATCGTGTATGGCTCCAGGGCCAGGGGGGATGCCAGCCCTGATAGTGATATAGATATTGCCTGCTTTATGGATCACCCACCAGTCACCAGAGATGCCCGTCAGTTCAACGGCTGCTACCTTGATGCCTGGGTCTATCCAACCGCCTCAATGAACAATGTTTCAGAGGAGTTTCTTAAATTCGACAGTGGCCTTTGCGTGGTTGATCAGCGTGGTCTTGGTGAACCGTTGCTTGAAGAGGTCAGGAGGGTACTCTCTGAGGGCCCTGAACCACTATGA
- a CDS encoding ISNCY family transposase (programmed frameshift): MRQTINPQMQLGEVDISAITFNPKSRDDIPRLLRGLQHIWITPELRHRVFQVLENMIPASRHNGRPGMDLWNILVFGTLRLVTNCDYDRLQELANEHGTLRKMLGHGPYCTHSYHIQTLQGNISLFTPEILDQINQVTVDAGHQLVKKKDEPLHGRADSFVVKTDVHFPTDISLLSDACRKSIEFASALSNQYQLPGWRQSKYLKDQHRKRYNKARNLKHSSATCELKQQQRQHDIEMAHLEYIKYSLSIVRKAETTLSLLLKKQPDEPRLENLKYHIAHSRHQINLIYRRVIEHEQIPHNEKVFSIFEPHTEWISKGKAGTPVELGLRVCVLQDQFGFTLHHQVMQKQTDDQVTVPMAEAAKKRFPTLSQVSYDKGFWSPGNLEKLEVLLERPVLPKKGRLSANDKKRESHPEFIRARRKHSAVESDINALEANGLDKCPDKGIEGFERYVALAVVASNLKRLGKILLTRDRQ; this comes from the exons ATGCGCCAAACCATCAACCCACAAATGCAGTTGGGCGAAGTTGATATCTCCGCCATCACGTTCAACCCCAAGTCCAGAGACGACATTCCCCGTCTGCTTCGGGGGCTGCAACATATCTGGATAACACCTGAGCTGCGACACAGGGTTTTTCAGGTGCTTGAGAACATGATTCCTGCCAGTCGGCACAATGGTCGTCCCGGTATGGACCTCTGGAACATTCTGGTCTTTGGCACTCTGCGCCTTGTCACTAATTGTGACTACGACCGCCTGCAAGAGTTGGCTAATGAACATGGGACATTACGGAAAATGCTCGGTCACGGCCCATATTGTACCCATTCCTACCATATACAAACATTGCAGGGTAACATCAGCCTCTTCACACCGGAGATACTGGATCAGATTAACCAGGTCACGGTGGATGCAGGTCACCAGCTGGTTAAAAAAA AAGATGAGCCGCTACATGGCCGTGCCGATTCCTTCGTAGTCAAAACCGATGTCCATTTCCCCACGGATATCAGCCTTCTGAGCGACGCTTGCCGTAAAAGCATTGAGTTTGCATCCGCTCTCTCCAATCAGTACCAGCTTCCGGGCTGGCGTCAGAGCAAATATCTTAAAGACCAGCATCGCAAACGCTACAACAAGGCTCGAAACCTGAAGCATTCCAGCGCAACCTGTGAACTGAAACAACAGCAGCGGCAGCACGACATTGAAATGGCTCACCTTGAGTACATAAAGTACAGCCTTTCAATTGTCCGCAAAGCTGAAACGACCTTGTCCTTGCTGTTGAAAAAACAACCGGATGAGCCAAGGCTGGAAAACCTCAAATACCACATAGCCCACAGCCGTCACCAGATAAACCTGATTTACCGACGGGTGATAGAACATGAGCAGATTCCCCATAATGAGAAGGTGTTCTCAATCTTTGAGCCTCATACAGAATGGATCAGCAAAGGCAAAGCCGGAACTCCGGTTGAACTGGGGTTACGGGTCTGCGTGTTGCAGGATCAGTTCGGTTTTACTTTGCATCATCAGGTCATGCAAAAACAAACAGACGACCAGGTTACAGTACCTATGGCCGAGGCTGCCAAAAAGCGGTTCCCGACATTAAGCCAGGTAAGCTACGACAAAGGCTTCTGGAGTCCGGGCAATCTTGAAAAGTTGGAAGTTCTTCTGGAACGCCCGGTTCTCCCCAAGAAAGGGAGGCTGTCGGCCAATGATAAAAAACGGGAATCCCACCCGGAGTTTATCCGGGCAAGAAGAAAACACTCAGCTGTTGAATCCGATATCAATGCACTGGAAGCGAATGGTCTCGACAAATGCCCGGATAAAGGGATAGAAGGCTTTGAGCGCTATGTCGCACTGGCTGTTGTCGCCAGCAACCTGAAACGGCTGGGTAAAATTCTGCTGACCAGAGATCGTCAGTAG
- a CDS encoding IS3 family transposase (programmed frameshift), whose product MASYSEELKQSVIQKMMPPNNTPVSQLVRETGISNWTLYSWRKKALSQGVPVPGNGKNPDLWTPENQLAVIIETAALNQAELAEYCRKKGLFAEQIQQWKEGFINRSPAQPESQSSQRKKLSDEHKKDKQTIKKLERELKRKDKALAETAALLVLTKKGPRDLGGARGRLVSLPDRQNAVKLIEHAVSDGARQSKACQVIGLSERTIQRWTQEGTVIPDNRKNADRPEPANKLSDAERQAIIDVSNSERFKSLPPSQIVPALADEGEYLASERTFYRVLHEAGQQNHRGKAARPNRHKPTSYCATGPNQVWTWDITYLRSPVRGQFYYLYLVIDIYSRMIVTWEVHEVESAEYASEMITKACIKRGIGAMESPLVLHSDNGSAMKGGTMLSTLQSLGVVTSFSRPRVSDDNPYSEAIFRTLKYRPGYPRSPFADLEAARNWVHGFTQWYNEEHKHSGLKFLTPAQRHRGEANELLNNRKEVYELAKQRHPERWGKRSTRDWNLDCEVWLNPDRSITGQQKEVA is encoded by the exons ATGGCCAGCTATTCAGAAGAGTTGAAGCAGTCCGTCATTCAGAAGATGATGCCACCTAATAATACGCCTGTATCGCAGTTGGTTCGTGAAACAGGTATCTCTAACTGGACTCTATACAGTTGGCGAAAAAAAGCGTTATCGCAAGGAGTGCCCGTGCCTGGCAACGGTAAAAATCCAGACCTATGGACACCTGAAAATCAGTTAGCTGTCATCATTGAAACAGCGGCATTAAATCAAGCTGAACTGGCTGAATACTGTCGTAAGAAAGGCCTGTTTGCTGAACAAATCCAACAGTGGAAAGAAGGCTTTATCAATCGTAGCCCGGCACAACCTGAAAGTCAGTCGAGTCAGCGTAAAAAGCTGTCTGACGAACACAAAAAAGACAAGCAAACGATTAAAAAACTGGAACGCGAACTCAAGCGCAAGGACAAGGCGTTAGCAGAGACTGCTGCCTTGCTGGTACTCACAAAAAAGG GCCCAAGAGATCTGGGGGGAGCCAGAGGACGATTAGTTTCCCTTCCGGATCGACAGAACGCAGTAAAACTGATTGAGCATGCCGTCAGTGATGGTGCTCGCCAATCAAAAGCTTGTCAGGTTATCGGGCTGTCAGAAAGAACCATTCAGCGATGGACGCAGGAGGGTACAGTGATACCTGACAACCGAAAAAATGCCGACAGGCCAGAACCAGCGAATAAGCTTTCAGATGCTGAGCGACAGGCGATCATAGATGTCTCTAACAGCGAGCGTTTCAAGAGCCTTCCTCCCAGTCAGATTGTTCCTGCACTGGCTGATGAAGGTGAGTACCTTGCGTCTGAGCGGACATTTTACCGAGTGCTCCATGAAGCGGGCCAGCAGAATCACCGTGGGAAGGCTGCCAGACCTAACCGACATAAGCCGACCTCTTATTGTGCAACAGGCCCTAATCAGGTGTGGACCTGGGATATCACGTATTTAAGGTCTCCGGTAAGGGGCCAGTTCTACTACCTGTATCTCGTGATAGACATCTATAGCCGTATGATTGTCACTTGGGAAGTTCATGAAGTTGAGTCAGCTGAGTATGCATCCGAAATGATCACGAAAGCTTGTATAAAACGGGGTATCGGGGCGATGGAGTCACCGTTGGTTTTACACTCTGATAATGGCAGTGCAATGAAGGGCGGAACGATGCTGTCAACGCTGCAAAGTCTGGGCGTGGTGACCTCTTTCAGTCGCCCACGGGTCAGTGATGACAATCCATATTCTGAGGCTATATTCAGAACATTGAAGTACCGGCCTGGTTACCCCCGAAGTCCGTTTGCAGATCTGGAAGCTGCACGCAACTGGGTACATGGCTTCACTCAGTGGTACAACGAAGAGCATAAGCACAGCGGGCTGAAATTTCTGACACCAGCCCAGAGACACAGGGGAGAAGCGAATGAGCTTCTAAATAATCGTAAAGAGGTTTACGAACTTGCAAAGCAGCGTCATCCGGAGCGTTGGGGAAAGCGTTCAACAAGAGACTGGAATCTTGACTGTGAAGTCTGGTTGAATCCGGACAGGTCGATCACTGGTCAACAAAAGGAAGTTGCGTAA